From one Agrobacterium fabrum str. C58 genomic stretch:
- a CDS encoding aldose 1-epimerase, translated as MPSPETIFIESGPLSARFRSDWGGRMTHLVHAEMGDILAPTQADVFEPYNWPRAGAYPLVPYHNRVYGASFVESGKTHRLLPHPALTPDAMHGPAHRRPWHVASAAEDRVTLQLNYEADDEWPFSFVAEQHFRLEPDRLIVELSIINSSDASAPVSLGWHPYLAVPLSSHAETDARLEYPLDALNVPTGNEAHPRSSRSIPAATGYTLHFRYWSTATVELDKGTLLLEADPIFEYLAVHRMEKYLCLEPVSMAAGALCLPETERESRGLRTILPEGRLSGRISLSIRG; from the coding sequence ATGCCTTCGCCTGAAACGATCTTCATCGAAAGCGGACCGCTCTCGGCCCGCTTTCGCTCTGACTGGGGTGGACGGATGACCCACCTAGTGCACGCAGAGATGGGTGACATACTTGCACCCACGCAAGCGGACGTTTTCGAGCCCTATAACTGGCCGCGCGCTGGCGCCTACCCTCTAGTGCCCTATCATAATCGCGTCTACGGCGCTTCATTTGTTGAGAGCGGCAAGACGCATCGCCTTCTTCCACATCCGGCCCTGACGCCTGATGCGATGCACGGGCCGGCCCACCGCCGTCCTTGGCATGTGGCAAGTGCTGCCGAAGATCGCGTGACGCTGCAATTGAACTACGAAGCGGATGACGAATGGCCTTTCTCATTCGTCGCAGAACAACATTTTCGGCTTGAACCTGATCGCTTGATCGTCGAACTGTCGATAATCAACTCATCCGATGCTTCAGCGCCCGTGAGCCTTGGATGGCACCCGTATCTCGCCGTGCCTCTGTCGTCTCATGCGGAAACGGACGCCAGACTGGAGTATCCTCTTGACGCGCTGAACGTGCCAACCGGGAACGAGGCGCACCCGCGCTCCAGCCGCTCGATTCCGGCTGCCACCGGCTACACCTTGCATTTCCGCTACTGGTCCACGGCCACGGTAGAGCTCGACAAGGGAACGTTGCTGCTTGAGGCTGATCCAATATTTGAATATCTCGCTGTTCATCGAATGGAAAAGTATCTCTGCCTTGAGCCTGTTTCCATGGCAGCAGGTGCTTTGTGCTTACCGGAAACAGAACGGGAAAGCCGGGGGTTGAGAACCATTCTGCCGGAAGGCCGGCTTTCGGGTCGCATTTCTTTGTCTATTCGCGGCTGA
- a CDS encoding TetR/AcrR family transcriptional regulator: MGINERKERERADREKRIIAAARMLAERDGWASVTVRRLAQEIEYSQPVLYAHFENRDAIVGAVALEGFGELGPTLRASVRRNTSPAEALDDVATAYLDFAFARPALYEAMFVLPSGLRFAKSDTPQVLRDTFGAMMAVVEPFCDDPEITTETFWAALHGLAELERHGRIRAAFRGERIRRIVGMFAMVN, from the coding sequence ATGGGTATCAACGAGCGCAAAGAGCGGGAACGGGCTGATCGGGAGAAGCGGATCATCGCCGCGGCAAGAATGCTTGCCGAACGGGATGGATGGGCTTCGGTCACGGTCAGGCGTCTCGCTCAGGAGATCGAATACAGTCAGCCCGTCCTGTACGCCCACTTTGAGAATCGTGACGCGATCGTCGGGGCGGTCGCGCTCGAAGGGTTCGGAGAACTTGGGCCGACATTGCGGGCTTCTGTCCGCCGAAATACCAGTCCAGCAGAGGCTCTTGACGACGTCGCCACGGCTTATCTTGATTTCGCCTTTGCAAGGCCAGCTCTCTACGAAGCCATGTTCGTTCTGCCGAGCGGCCTTCGGTTCGCCAAGTCCGACACGCCCCAGGTGCTGCGCGACACGTTCGGAGCGATGATGGCGGTCGTTGAGCCGTTTTGCGACGACCCTGAAATCACAACCGAAACTTTCTGGGCTGCTTTACACGGACTGGCAGAGCTTGAGCGCCACGGCCGGATCAGAGCGGCGTTCCGGGGAGAGCGCATAAGGCGCATCGTTGGAATGTTCGCGATGGTGAATTGA
- a CDS encoding DoxX family protein produces MSNLISFSLANAATLAAAAAFLFGGVINATARKPIREEFVRHGFPWWWCWVTALLEFMTAVLLVLRPTFAIGAALGVCTMVAAIFSVVKARDFSRISPPAVFLLLLLIAVFVQFS; encoded by the coding sequence ATGTCGAACCTGATATCGTTCTCGCTTGCAAATGCTGCGACGCTCGCCGCAGCTGCCGCCTTTCTCTTCGGAGGAGTTATCAACGCTACCGCTCGCAAACCCATCCGTGAAGAATTCGTCCGCCACGGATTCCCATGGTGGTGGTGCTGGGTAACGGCGCTCCTCGAATTTATGACGGCCGTTCTTCTTGTCCTTCGCCCGACATTCGCGATTGGCGCAGCGCTTGGGGTTTGCACCATGGTCGCCGCGATCTTCTCTGTCGTTAAAGCACGCGATTTCAGTCGCATCTCGCCGCCAGCAGTATTCCTGTTGCTGCTGCTGATCGCAGTCTTCGTCCAGTTCTCGTAG
- a CDS encoding flavodoxin family protein has product MTTNSSSNTVVVYHSGYGHTHRMAEAVAEGAEATLHAIDAEGNLSEDGWAALDAADAIIFGTPTYMGGPSWQFKKFADASSKPWFSAKWQDKVFGGFTNSASLNGDKLNTLQYLVLLAGQHGGLWVSLGIKPSNLKSSVRNDANRMGSYIAPMAQSDADAAPEEMSVGDLETARLYGARVANVARQHKSTERV; this is encoded by the coding sequence ATGACCACCAACTCATCCTCAAACACCGTCGTCGTTTATCATTCCGGTTACGGCCATACCCACCGCATGGCAGAAGCCGTCGCCGAAGGAGCCGAAGCGACGCTTCATGCTATCGATGCAGAGGGTAACCTTTCCGAAGACGGATGGGCGGCACTTGATGCCGCCGACGCCATCATCTTCGGCACACCCACCTACATGGGCGGACCGAGCTGGCAGTTTAAGAAGTTCGCCGACGCATCCTCGAAGCCTTGGTTTTCCGCAAAATGGCAGGACAAGGTCTTCGGCGGCTTCACCAATAGCGCCAGTCTCAACGGCGACAAGCTCAATACCCTGCAATATTTAGTTCTTCTTGCGGGGCAGCATGGTGGCCTATGGGTGAGTCTTGGTATCAAGCCGTCGAACCTGAAATCGTCGGTGCGGAACGATGCAAATCGAATGGGTTCATATATCGCACCGATGGCGCAGTCGGATGCGGACGCGGCACCAGAGGAAATGTCTGTCGGCGATCTTGAAACCGCACGTCTCTACGGGGCGCGAGTGGCGAACGTCGCGCGACAGCACAAATCAACTGAACGGGTATGA
- a CDS encoding class I SAM-dependent methyltransferase — MSSINVLSLPVFNRDASGYDALRRGLIPCFDAFYGTALDLIDDWRDAEKLRVLDLGAGTGLFTAMLLTRHPDAQIHLIDASEKMLEQARKRFDGNPAITYAVADMANTELGGPWDLIISALAIHHLEDIGKKHLFGEIRGALSEGGLFVNVEQVLGHDPEVEARYARTWLQQVRRLGVAEVEIAKAHERMSHDRCSPLENQLQWMRDTGFCEIDCSFKAWRFAVLSGRR, encoded by the coding sequence ATGTCATCGATAAACGTTTTGTCCTTACCCGTCTTCAATCGGGATGCATCCGGCTACGACGCCCTTCGGCGCGGCCTCATTCCCTGTTTCGATGCGTTTTACGGCACAGCACTCGACTTGATCGACGACTGGCGGGACGCCGAGAAACTGCGGGTACTCGATCTTGGCGCTGGCACGGGCCTTTTCACCGCCATGCTGCTGACCCGCCACCCCGATGCCCAGATCCACCTCATCGATGCCTCCGAAAAGATGCTCGAGCAGGCCCGGAAACGCTTCGATGGTAATCCGGCCATCACCTATGCTGTGGCCGACATGGCCAATACCGAACTCGGCGGTCCGTGGGATCTCATCATATCGGCATTGGCGATTCATCATCTGGAAGACATCGGGAAAAAGCACCTCTTCGGTGAAATTCGGGGCGCCTTGTCGGAGGGCGGCCTGTTCGTCAACGTCGAGCAGGTCCTTGGCCACGATCCCGAGGTAGAAGCGCGCTACGCTCGTACCTGGCTTCAGCAAGTCAGAAGGCTGGGCGTAGCCGAAGTGGAAATCGCAAAAGCGCACGAGCGCATGTCCCATGATCGCTGCTCACCGCTCGAAAACCAGTTGCAATGGATGCGCGATACCGGATTTTGCGAAATTGACTGCAGCTTCAAAGCATGGCGTTTCGCTGTACTCAGCGGCCGACGTTAG
- a CDS encoding YbhB/YbcL family Raf kinase inhibitor-like protein → MIGNKSIWAAITVAAIFSATAPMAADSTLSVKIEALDSSGRFADAATFCPPGIGSKDVSPGVSWSAGPEGTRSYALLMIDPDVPQDFSLINKPGTTIPAEAPRISVFHWVLADIPAGIMSIGEGAESEGLVPGGKPVGVTPHGLRGANVYTSFLAKTDGMAGTYGGYDGPCPPINDQRIHHYTLKVFALDVPTLGLSGPFTGEDVKKSMAGHILASGEAIATYSLNPSLIPAATPN, encoded by the coding sequence ATGATCGGGAATAAAAGCATATGGGCCGCCATTACAGTGGCCGCCATATTTTCGGCGACGGCGCCCATGGCAGCAGACTCCACGCTGTCCGTGAAAATCGAAGCGCTTGACAGCTCTGGCCGGTTTGCAGACGCAGCCACCTTCTGCCCACCCGGGATTGGGTCCAAAGACGTGAGCCCCGGCGTCTCATGGTCGGCAGGCCCCGAGGGCACCAGATCTTACGCGTTGCTGATGATCGATCCGGACGTACCGCAGGATTTTAGCCTCATCAATAAACCTGGCACCACAATTCCAGCCGAGGCGCCGCGGATCAGCGTTTTTCACTGGGTGCTGGCCGATATTCCCGCCGGTATCATGTCCATCGGCGAAGGCGCAGAAAGCGAGGGTCTCGTGCCGGGCGGTAAGCCGGTCGGCGTAACGCCTCACGGGCTGCGCGGCGCCAATGTCTATACCAGTTTTCTGGCCAAAACTGATGGCATGGCTGGCACCTATGGCGGTTACGACGGCCCCTGCCCGCCCATAAACGACCAGCGCATCCACCACTACACCCTTAAAGTGTTCGCACTCGATGTTCCGACATTGGGCCTTTCCGGGCCGTTCACTGGCGAAGACGTGAAAAAATCCATGGCTGGCCACATTCTGGCGAGCGGCGAAGCAATAGCGACCTATTCATTGAACCCGAGCCTGATCCCCGCCGCCACGCCGAACTAG
- a CDS encoding helix-turn-helix transcriptional regulator: MRHSDKTLRRRLVDALRPLAERDTRLLLNNEDPPFISAFVARHRETISELSMPAAGLVIVIEGRKEVLWGAECNIYHAGDAFVLPAGAEVDVVNEPDADTGVYRALFVRFSRALVIEAARLWPQLIVREVPLGSSITISPTLCSAIIHSGEVLAGPLDQSRRVVDHRLLEVLLILAEQGALPLMPKYVDGSVTEAVRLLIRHRLDHAWSTAAVAASLSMSEATLRRRLRDENQSLRALLLAERMQAAYLILSDRDADVAEAIAATGYASRSHFSRRFQDAFGQAPSTVRRARKKPTA; encoded by the coding sequence ATGCGCCACAGCGACAAAACACTGCGGCGGCGTCTGGTTGATGCACTGCGCCCGTTGGCCGAGCGCGACACGCGCTTACTGCTCAACAACGAAGACCCACCGTTCATCTCGGCCTTTGTCGCCCGTCACCGGGAAACGATTTCCGAGCTCAGCATGCCAGCCGCCGGCCTAGTCATCGTTATTGAAGGCCGCAAAGAAGTGCTGTGGGGCGCCGAATGTAATATCTACCACGCCGGTGACGCCTTCGTACTGCCGGCCGGTGCGGAGGTCGACGTTGTCAACGAACCAGATGCAGACACTGGCGTCTATCGCGCCCTGTTCGTCCGCTTCTCTCGTGCCCTGGTCATTGAGGCGGCGCGCCTTTGGCCACAACTCATCGTGCGCGAAGTGCCCCTCGGCTCTTCCATCACAATCAGTCCAACACTCTGCTCGGCAATCATCCATAGTGGCGAGGTGCTGGCAGGTCCGCTCGACCAATCCCGGCGCGTCGTAGACCACCGTCTCCTCGAGGTTCTGCTTATCCTGGCCGAACAGGGTGCACTGCCATTGATGCCCAAATATGTCGACGGTTCAGTCACAGAGGCGGTGCGGCTCTTGATCCGCCACCGGCTCGATCACGCGTGGTCCACCGCTGCGGTCGCCGCGTCCCTGTCGATGTCAGAGGCCACCCTGCGGCGTCGACTGCGGGACGAAAACCAATCACTCCGCGCGCTGCTGCTCGCCGAAAGAATGCAAGCCGCTTATCTCATCCTCTCGGATCGGGATGCCGATGTTGCCGAGGCAATCGCCGCTACGGGCTATGCTTCACGTTCACACTTCTCGCGGCGCTTTCAGGATGCCTTCGGACAGGCTCCTTCGACCGTTCGAAGGGCACGTAAAAAACCAACGGCCTGA
- a CDS encoding TetR/AcrR family transcriptional regulator C-terminal domain-containing protein: protein MAIGRDRIVDEALRLLNEVGIDKLSTRKLAERLGVQQPALYWHFRNKAELLDAINSEMLLRYHCDRLPKPGQDWITFTLANARSIRKTLLTVRDGARLTAGTRPSVAEFADVESVLQLYVETGFSAEEAFGIAICITRYVVGYVLEEQGERERDRMDQHSPNTDIMAELAQFPLLAKALESFPTVGTVNTEAVFESGLSYLLAGMKEKLREKQSR, encoded by the coding sequence ATGGCTATCGGACGTGATCGCATTGTCGATGAGGCCCTGCGGCTCCTGAACGAGGTGGGAATAGACAAGCTGTCCACCCGCAAGCTCGCGGAACGGCTGGGCGTCCAGCAGCCGGCGCTCTACTGGCACTTCCGCAACAAGGCGGAATTGCTCGACGCCATCAATTCCGAAATGCTGCTGCGTTATCACTGCGATCGCCTGCCCAAACCCGGCCAGGATTGGATTACGTTCACGCTGGCCAATGCCCGCAGCATTCGCAAGACCTTGCTCACCGTGCGCGATGGCGCGCGGCTAACCGCAGGTACACGGCCTTCCGTCGCCGAGTTTGCCGATGTGGAAAGCGTCTTGCAGCTCTATGTCGAGACGGGATTTTCCGCAGAGGAGGCATTTGGGATCGCCATTTGCATCACGCGCTATGTGGTCGGCTATGTGCTCGAAGAACAGGGAGAGCGCGAACGGGATCGGATGGATCAACACTCGCCCAATACCGACATCATGGCAGAACTCGCACAGTTCCCCCTGCTTGCAAAAGCTCTTGAAAGCTTCCCCACGGTTGGAACGGTCAACACCGAAGCCGTGTTCGAGAGTGGGCTAAGTTACCTGCTGGCCGGTATGAAGGAGAAGCTGCGGGAGAAACAGTCTAGATAG
- the tet(30) gene encoding tetracycline efflux MFS transporter Tet(30) produces MNKALIVILSTVALDAIGAGLIFPILPDILVEVTGGGDIGFLYGVMLGVFAVMQFVFSPILGALSDRFGRRPVLLLSLAGTLLDYLVMAFSPLGWVLVVGRAMAGITSANMAVASAYITDITPAEQRAQRFGTVGAVMSLGFIIGPVIGGVIGAWWLRAPFLVAALFNGLNLFVALFVLPESRKAGPGKFAFKELNPLAPLVWLWNFKPLLPLVTVSVVFGLVAAIPGTIWVLYGAERFGWDSVHMGLSLSVFGVSGALAQAFLVGPLSRRFGDLGTLMIGVGFDMLAYMLMAFANQSWMGYAVAPLFALGGVAMPALQSLVTSRVSDDQQGQLQGVLASLMSLAGIIGPVLTTAVFFSTKSIWIGTIWLVGAALYLLALPLFATVKTPKAVAA; encoded by the coding sequence ATGAACAAGGCCCTTATCGTTATTCTCTCAACCGTTGCCCTCGACGCCATTGGCGCAGGCCTGATCTTCCCGATCCTGCCGGACATCTTGGTCGAGGTGACTGGCGGCGGCGACATCGGGTTCCTCTATGGGGTCATGCTGGGGGTATTCGCCGTCATGCAATTTGTGTTCTCGCCGATCCTTGGTGCGCTCAGCGACCGGTTCGGTCGGCGCCCGGTCTTGTTGCTTTCTTTGGCCGGTACCCTGCTTGATTACCTTGTTATGGCATTTTCCCCGCTCGGCTGGGTGCTCGTCGTCGGGCGGGCCATGGCGGGGATCACCAGCGCAAATATGGCGGTGGCAAGCGCCTACATCACTGACATCACCCCAGCCGAGCAGCGCGCGCAGCGGTTTGGCACGGTTGGTGCCGTGATGAGCCTGGGCTTTATCATCGGTCCCGTCATTGGTGGCGTCATTGGCGCCTGGTGGCTTCGGGCACCATTTCTTGTGGCAGCCCTGTTCAATGGCCTCAACCTGTTCGTCGCGCTGTTTGTTCTGCCGGAAAGCCGAAAGGCCGGTCCGGGCAAGTTTGCGTTCAAGGAACTTAACCCGTTGGCGCCATTGGTGTGGCTTTGGAATTTCAAGCCGCTCCTGCCACTTGTAACCGTCTCTGTCGTCTTCGGTCTGGTGGCCGCCATCCCGGGAACGATCTGGGTGCTCTATGGCGCCGAGCGGTTCGGATGGGATTCGGTGCATATGGGCCTGTCGCTATCGGTTTTCGGCGTCAGTGGCGCCCTGGCGCAGGCCTTTCTCGTCGGGCCGCTCTCGCGCCGCTTTGGTGATTTGGGCACGTTGATGATCGGCGTTGGCTTTGACATGCTGGCTTATATGCTGATGGCCTTCGCCAACCAGAGCTGGATGGGCTACGCGGTAGCGCCCCTGTTTGCATTGGGCGGCGTTGCCATGCCGGCGCTGCAATCTCTGGTAACCAGCCGCGTGAGCGATGATCAGCAGGGCCAGTTGCAGGGCGTGCTCGCCAGCCTCATGAGCCTGGCGGGTATAATAGGGCCGGTGCTGACCACCGCAGTGTTCTTTTCCACCAAAAGCATCTGGATCGGGACGATCTGGCTGGTGGGTGCCGCACTTTATCTTCTCGCCTTGCCGCTGTTCGCAACGGTGAAAACCCCGAAGGCTGTGGCGGCTTAA
- a CDS encoding ROK family transcriptional regulator, with amino-acid sequence MRHAPFEGIGATQVAVLRYLRRRGSASRVEIAELCGVTAAAISMMTRDLLERGVILEGERRQAGRGAPHINLKLNPSVGYALGVHCNRFSVALTLLDFCGDVLGELRCPGRYDTFEDVREEIIEGKAKLLQQADLEDEVLVGAGIAMPTRFRQGASFLDLAQEVVSWSGPDLAASLQKGLGCAVRIENDANAAVMGELTLGNAADHENFVYLYLSEGIGGGIIIGKQLYRGNFGNAGEIGALRARGLTRPSFEDLAEFCAGHSGNVPSDRSPDAWNTYLNSNQELVDTWINRAGPETARLGFSLSAVLAPEAIYVGGSLPRMIREQLCPWLDFSVSDPFEGAKVLQPAILLPEVSAADTVAFGAAAMILHDLPAIANMRSQS; translated from the coding sequence ATGAGACATGCGCCTTTTGAGGGAATTGGAGCGACGCAGGTCGCCGTGCTGCGATATCTGCGTCGCAGAGGATCAGCATCCCGTGTCGAGATCGCCGAACTGTGTGGCGTCACCGCCGCCGCCATCAGCATGATGACGCGCGACCTTCTTGAACGGGGGGTGATACTTGAGGGAGAAAGGCGCCAGGCCGGACGTGGAGCCCCCCATATCAATCTCAAGCTGAACCCTTCGGTTGGGTATGCCTTGGGGGTTCACTGCAACCGCTTCTCTGTTGCGTTGACCCTGCTTGATTTTTGCGGGGACGTCCTGGGTGAATTACGCTGCCCCGGGCGCTACGACACGTTTGAGGACGTTCGGGAAGAGATTATCGAGGGCAAGGCCAAGTTGCTGCAACAGGCTGACCTGGAGGACGAAGTACTGGTCGGCGCGGGGATCGCGATGCCCACTCGCTTTCGTCAGGGCGCGTCTTTTCTCGATCTCGCCCAGGAAGTCGTGTCATGGTCGGGACCGGACCTCGCTGCTTCCCTTCAAAAGGGTTTGGGCTGTGCGGTCAGGATCGAAAACGATGCCAACGCTGCCGTGATGGGCGAACTGACACTTGGCAACGCCGCTGACCACGAAAACTTCGTTTACCTGTATCTGTCCGAGGGTATTGGCGGCGGTATTATCATTGGGAAACAACTTTACCGCGGCAATTTCGGTAACGCCGGAGAAATAGGCGCATTGCGAGCACGGGGCCTGACGCGCCCCTCCTTTGAAGACCTGGCTGAATTTTGCGCGGGTCATTCCGGCAATGTACCGTCAGACCGGTCGCCAGACGCCTGGAACACCTATCTGAACAGCAATCAAGAGCTTGTAGATACGTGGATAAATCGGGCCGGGCCAGAAACTGCCAGACTGGGATTTTCCCTCAGCGCTGTTCTGGCCCCTGAGGCAATATATGTCGGGGGCTCCCTGCCCCGCATGATCCGGGAACAATTATGCCCCTGGCTCGATTTTTCAGTTTCCGATCCGTTCGAGGGTGCGAAAGTTCTTCAGCCGGCAATTCTTTTGCCCGAAGTCTCTGCTGCGGATACCGTGGCTTTCGGCGCGGCAGCCATGATCCTTCATGACCTTCCAGCCATAGCTAATATGCGCTCGCAATCGTGA
- a CDS encoding ABC transporter substrate-binding protein, with product MTKSFAFLASVAISALSAGLAHAEDIKIKISTLAERSAPGRVTNIEGAAEIMNQQFKAAGVDKRIVIEANNSVVKGWDDLALETLKALSVGQGPDIYVLPHEWIGQFAQEGYALQMDDRIAAAPWVYGDILPVLWNSAKATDGKIYGVPQDAEIRMFFYNKDMLRKIGKDEAFIEGLPAKVEAGEFTLDDLTALSKEVVDGKAAEYGMLHRPNVGIDYLMVFQSYGVKFMDEKTGKLIFPKAEMAKALGWYERNAKQGVTPVDNTAMSWDAIQGAFKQEKAFVFHQGVWAVAWQVGEKNGATWPTDKDGYFHKIGWIPAPAAEKGGKPANLSHPLLYTVNAKSKNADIAADLVALASLPYFNNEHAVTSYHTAISHAQTAMPKYSDNWVLSAASPMMKHAQFVPNHTKFGSYNKVLFSGLQAVETGKMTAAQAVDFIADELELQFGGEVEIRDAASN from the coding sequence ATGACCAAATCGTTTGCTTTCCTCGCCTCCGTGGCGATTTCTGCCCTTTCCGCCGGGCTGGCGCATGCAGAAGACATCAAGATCAAGATTTCCACCCTTGCCGAGCGCAGTGCACCCGGTCGCGTCACCAATATCGAAGGCGCCGCCGAGATCATGAACCAGCAATTCAAGGCTGCGGGCGTAGACAAGCGCATCGTCATCGAGGCCAATAATAGCGTCGTCAAAGGCTGGGACGATCTGGCGCTCGAAACGCTGAAGGCGCTGTCGGTCGGTCAGGGGCCGGATATCTACGTGCTGCCGCATGAGTGGATCGGCCAGTTCGCTCAGGAGGGTTATGCCCTGCAGATGGACGACAGGATTGCCGCTGCACCCTGGGTTTATGGCGATATCCTGCCCGTGCTTTGGAATTCCGCCAAGGCGACCGATGGCAAGATCTACGGCGTGCCGCAGGATGCAGAAATCCGCATGTTTTTCTACAACAAGGACATGCTGCGCAAGATCGGCAAAGACGAAGCCTTCATCGAAGGTCTGCCGGCCAAGGTCGAAGCGGGCGAATTCACGCTTGACGACCTGACGGCGCTTTCCAAGGAAGTCGTTGACGGCAAGGCCGCAGAATACGGCATGCTGCATCGCCCGAACGTCGGTATTGACTATCTGATGGTCTTTCAGTCCTACGGCGTAAAATTCATGGACGAAAAGACCGGCAAACTGATCTTCCCGAAGGCCGAGATGGCCAAAGCGCTTGGCTGGTATGAGCGCAACGCCAAGCAGGGCGTGACCCCCGTGGACAATACAGCCATGAGCTGGGATGCGATCCAGGGGGCCTTCAAGCAGGAAAAGGCCTTTGTCTTCCATCAGGGCGTCTGGGCCGTTGCCTGGCAGGTCGGTGAAAAGAACGGTGCGACCTGGCCGACCGACAAGGATGGTTATTTCCACAAGATAGGCTGGATTCCGGCGCCGGCGGCAGAAAAGGGCGGCAAGCCCGCAAACCTGTCGCATCCGCTTCTCTACACGGTCAATGCCAAGAGCAAAAACGCCGACATCGCCGCCGATCTCGTGGCGCTCGCGTCGCTGCCCTATTTCAACAATGAACACGCCGTCACCTCCTACCACACGGCAATCAGCCACGCGCAGACCGCGATGCCGAAATACAGTGACAACTGGGTTCTCTCTGCCGCGTCGCCGATGATGAAACACGCGCAGTTCGTGCCGAACCACACCAAGTTCGGCAGCTATAACAAGGTTCTGTTCAGTGGCCTGCAGGCTGTCGAAACCGGCAAGATGACGGCTGCGCAGGCGGTGGATTTCATCGCCGACGAGCTTGAACTGCAGTTCGGTGGCGAGGTGGAAATCCGCGACGCCGCCAGCAACTAA
- a CDS encoding carbohydrate ABC transporter permease produces MSNFQIRPHRPARPLFYLAPAIALLVVFFLAPIAINAVIAFTDMGASLRVGEFTMRNFERIVQRDARIPMVLLTTLIYVTATLFIFNVGLGALLAMTSTAIPDRLGNFFRGLWLLPRMSPAVLYGILWIWIADPSPSGLLNQITATLGLAPINLRNDFPLFLVILANGIVGASFAMVILTSAIRSIPSHLANAARVDGASEWGVLRHVVAPALSQPIRFITIYQALSLMTTYEYILLITGGGPVYDSTPYALYIYRRAFENGAYAYGAALALGLMVIGVAVTLVQWRVTNMRSTFAAPRIEVL; encoded by the coding sequence ATGTCGAATTTCCAGATCAGGCCTCACCGGCCGGCCCGGCCGCTGTTTTATCTCGCTCCGGCCATCGCCCTTCTCGTCGTGTTCTTCTTGGCGCCGATCGCCATCAATGCGGTAATTGCCTTTACCGACATGGGGGCCAGCCTTCGGGTCGGCGAGTTTACCATGCGGAATTTTGAGCGGATCGTGCAGCGTGACGCGCGCATTCCGATGGTGTTGCTGACGACGCTGATCTATGTCACCGCCACCCTCTTCATCTTCAACGTCGGCCTCGGCGCGCTTCTGGCGATGACCTCGACGGCGATCCCGGACAGGCTCGGCAATTTTTTCCGGGGACTGTGGCTTTTGCCGCGCATGTCGCCCGCCGTCCTTTATGGCATCCTGTGGATATGGATCGCCGATCCGTCACCCTCCGGCCTGCTCAATCAGATTACCGCCACTCTTGGCCTTGCGCCGATCAACCTTCGCAACGATTTCCCGCTGTTCCTGGTCATTCTGGCGAATGGTATCGTAGGCGCATCCTTCGCCATGGTGATCCTCACCTCGGCGATCCGCTCCATCCCATCGCATCTTGCCAACGCCGCGCGGGTTGATGGCGCCAGCGAATGGGGCGTGCTGCGCCATGTGGTGGCGCCGGCCCTGTCGCAGCCGATCCGCTTCATCACCATCTATCAGGCGCTTTCACTGATGACGACCTATGAATACATCCTGCTGATCACCGGTGGGGGGCCGGTTTACGATTCCACCCCCTATGCGCTCTATATTTATCGCCGCGCTTTCGAAAATGGCGCCTATGCCTATGGCGCAGCACTGGCGCTCGGCCTGATGGTGATCGGCGTCGCCGTAACCTTGGTTCAATGGCGCGTTACCAATATGCGCTCCACCTTTGCCGCTCCCAGGATCGAGGTGCTGTGA